A DNA window from Streptococcus sp. LPB0220 contains the following coding sequences:
- a CDS encoding Gfo/Idh/MocA family protein, with protein sequence MVNYGIVGAGYFGADLARSMNKIEDAKVVAVFDPNHGEEVAQELGSDVCASLDELVAREDIDCVIVASPSYLHREPVVKAAQHGKHVFCEKPIALSYEDCKAMVDACKENNVIFMAGHIMNFFNGVHHAKELITQGKIGKVLYCHAARTGWEEQQPTVSWKKLRSQSGGHLYHHIHELDCIQFIMGGLPEKATMVGGNVYHKGENFGDEDDMLIVNLEYSDDRYAVLEYGNAFRWGEHYVLIQGTEGAIKLDLFNTGGTLRVKGEGESHFLVHETQEEDDDRTAIYTGRGMDGAIAYGKPGVRCPLWLQTCIDKEMEYLHDIIKGGEITEEYEKLLNGVAALESIATADACTLSVKEDRKVSLSEITNA encoded by the coding sequence ATGGTAAATTACGGTATTGTTGGAGCTGGATATTTTGGAGCTGATTTGGCTCGCTCAATGAACAAAATTGAAGATGCAAAAGTGGTTGCGGTATTTGACCCAAATCATGGAGAAGAAGTTGCTCAAGAGTTGGGATCAGATGTTTGTGCAAGTTTAGATGAACTTGTAGCACGTGAAGATATTGATTGTGTGATCGTAGCTTCACCTAGCTACCTTCACCGTGAACCTGTTGTGAAAGCTGCTCAACATGGCAAACACGTATTTTGTGAAAAGCCAATTGCATTGTCTTATGAAGATTGTAAAGCCATGGTTGACGCATGTAAAGAAAATAATGTTATCTTTATGGCTGGTCACATCATGAACTTCTTTAATGGTGTACACCATGCTAAAGAATTGATTACTCAAGGTAAAATCGGTAAAGTTCTTTATTGCCATGCCGCTCGTACAGGTTGGGAAGAACAACAACCAACTGTATCATGGAAGAAACTTCGTTCTCAATCTGGAGGACATTTGTACCACCATATTCATGAATTAGATTGCATTCAGTTCATCATGGGAGGACTTCCTGAAAAAGCGACAATGGTAGGAGGCAATGTATATCATAAAGGTGAAAACTTTGGTGATGAAGATGATATGCTCATTGTAAACCTAGAATACTCTGATGATCGTTATGCTGTTTTGGAATATGGTAATGCTTTCCGTTGGGGTGAACACTACGTCTTGATTCAAGGAACTGAAGGAGCTATCAAACTTGACTTGTTCAATACTGGAGGTACTCTTCGTGTTAAAGGTGAAGGAGAATCACACTTCTTAGTACATGAAACTCAAGAGGAAGATGATGACCGTACAGCTATCTATACCGGTCGTGGTATGGATGGAGCAATTGCGTACGGTAAACCAGGAGTACGTTGCCCATTATGGTTACAAACATGTATTGATAAAGAAATGGAATATCTACATGACATCATTAAAGGTGGAGAAATTACAGAAGAATACGAAAAACTTCTCAATGGTGTAGCTGCTTTAGAATCAATCGCTACCGCTGATGCATGTACTTTATCAGTTAAAGAAGATCGAAAAGTAAGTCTTTCAGAAATCACAAATGCTTAA
- a CDS encoding ABC transporter permease, which produces MKRFCYHHEFWMDFHFWILVLLLAAVALTMRAPLSVVSLAYLAFVGILILLQVFQPPVSTRQYPEGSYHFNWTFYRDTRLYIDLFLLAGLLAGPMASSDMVYWILLGAVVGSIGFVFVVKEKATQKMA; this is translated from the coding sequence ATGAAACGGTTTTGTTATCATCATGAATTCTGGATGGACTTCCATTTCTGGATCTTGGTCTTGCTTTTAGCGGCTGTGGCTTTGACGATGCGGGCTCCGCTTTCGGTAGTTAGCCTAGCTTATCTTGCTTTTGTTGGGATTTTGATCTTGCTGCAGGTCTTTCAACCGCCTGTATCGACGCGTCAGTATCCAGAAGGTAGCTACCATTTCAATTGGACCTTTTATCGGGATACCCGACTGTATATCGATCTCTTTTTACTAGCTGGTCTCTTGGCAGGCCCAATGGCTTCATCGGATATGGTCTATTGGATCTTGCTTGGAGCCGTCGTCGGCTCTATTGGCTTTGTATTTGTCGTAAAGGAAAAAGCAACTCAAAAGATGGCCTAG
- a CDS encoding zinc-dependent alcohol dehydrogenase family protein, producing the protein MKAATYVSAGNLQLLDQPKPVIKNPTDAIVRVLKTTICGTDLHILGGDVPACKEGTILGHEGIGIVEEVGDAVNNFKVGDKVIISCVTACNTCYYCKRSLPSHCEDGGWILGHLINGTQAEYVHIPHADGSLYHAPETVDDEALVMLSDILPTSYEIGVLPSHVKPGDNVCIVGAGPIGLAALLTVQFFSPATIIMVDLSESRLEAAKKFGATHTICSSDIAEIKAFINEVTDGRGVDISMECVGYPATFDVCQNVISVGGHIANVGVHGKPVSFNLDDLWIKNITLNTGLVNANTTEMLLNVLKSGKIDATKLITHHFKLSEVEKAYDVFKHAGENHALKVIIENDISE; encoded by the coding sequence ATGAAAGCTGCAACTTATGTATCTGCAGGCAATCTGCAACTGCTGGATCAACCAAAACCAGTGATCAAAAATCCAACGGATGCCATTGTGCGTGTCTTGAAGACAACCATCTGTGGGACAGACCTTCACATCCTAGGAGGAGATGTGCCAGCTTGTAAAGAAGGCACGATTTTAGGCCACGAAGGAATCGGGATCGTCGAAGAAGTCGGCGATGCAGTGAATAACTTCAAGGTGGGCGACAAGGTCATTATCTCTTGTGTCACAGCTTGTAATACCTGCTACTACTGTAAACGTAGTTTGCCTTCTCACTGTGAAGATGGTGGTTGGATTTTGGGTCACTTAATCAATGGGACCCAAGCAGAGTATGTCCACATTCCACATGCGGATGGTAGTCTTTATCATGCGCCTGAAACTGTGGATGACGAAGCTTTGGTCATGCTCTCAGATATTCTCCCAACGTCTTATGAAATTGGGGTGCTTCCATCTCATGTAAAACCAGGCGATAATGTCTGTATCGTTGGAGCTGGTCCAATCGGCCTTGCTGCTCTCTTGACCGTTCAGTTCTTCTCACCTGCTACGATTATCATGGTGGACTTGTCTGAATCTCGTCTTGAAGCGGCTAAGAAATTTGGGGCAACTCATACCATCTGCTCCAGTGATATCGCTGAAATCAAAGCCTTTATCAATGAAGTGACGGACGGCCGTGGGGTCGATATTTCTATGGAATGTGTGGGCTATCCTGCTACTTTTGATGTCTGCCAAAACGTCATCTCTGTCGGTGGTCACATCGCCAATGTCGGTGTCCACGGGAAACCGGTTAGCTTCAATTTGGATGATTTGTGGATCAAGAACATTACTCTTAACACCGGTCTTGTCAATGCCAATACCACTGAAATGTTGCTCAATGTCTTGAAATCAGGCAAGATCGATGCTACTAAGCTCATCACCCACCACTTCAAACTCTCAGAAGTTGAAAAAGCCTATGATGTCTTTAAACATGCGGGTGAAAACCATGCACTCAAGGTGATTATCGAAAATGACATCAGTGAATGA
- a CDS encoding MurR/RpiR family transcriptional regulator, which yields MKQDQDLRTIIASHEAELTDMERDIAQYFLSSEARQHSLSSSRVTELLHVSKAALTRFSQKCGFTGYREFVYHFNEETKNQKQVQEHDELTLSVLQRYHHISNVTENFVKDPQLEHVADLIDQADRIYYFGIGSSSLVAREMKLRLMRLGVAGEVVTNQDGFNQTTSILDSSCLVIGFSLSGKTCAITDTMLKAKKNGAKTVLVTANPAGIHQDFTEVVPAAPLPSNTYIDRISAVLPLLIVVDLIYAHFLNINREQKEIVFNSYWENKKLSSQRSRKS from the coding sequence GTGAAACAAGATCAAGATTTACGAACCATTATCGCCAGCCATGAAGCTGAGTTAACGGATATGGAACGCGACATTGCCCAATATTTTTTATCATCCGAAGCACGACAGCACTCTCTGTCCTCTTCTCGTGTAACTGAGCTACTCCATGTCTCAAAGGCTGCCTTAACGCGTTTCTCTCAAAAATGTGGTTTCACCGGCTATCGGGAATTTGTTTATCACTTTAACGAAGAAACCAAAAATCAAAAACAGGTACAAGAACATGACGAGCTGACGCTGAGTGTCTTGCAACGATACCACCATATCAGTAATGTCACTGAAAATTTCGTCAAAGATCCCCAATTAGAGCATGTAGCAGATTTAATTGATCAAGCAGATCGGATCTATTACTTCGGGATTGGAAGTTCCAGCTTGGTGGCTCGGGAGATGAAATTGCGCCTTATGCGACTTGGTGTGGCAGGGGAAGTCGTGACTAATCAAGACGGATTTAATCAGACCACCAGCATTCTAGATTCCTCCTGCTTAGTCATTGGATTTTCCTTATCAGGCAAGACATGCGCAATTACAGATACTATGTTGAAAGCCAAGAAAAACGGCGCAAAAACAGTCCTTGTAACTGCCAATCCTGCTGGTATCCACCAAGATTTCACTGAAGTGGTGCCAGCTGCACCTCTTCCAAGCAATACCTATATCGATCGCATCTCGGCGGTTCTCCCCTTACTAATTGTGGTCGATCTCATCTATGCCCATTTTCTTAATATCAACCGAGAACAAAAAGAAATCGTTTTTAATAGCTACTGGGAAAACAAAAAACTCTCTAGTCAACGTTCTCGAAAATCTTAA
- a CDS encoding N-acetylmannosamine-6-phosphate 2-epimerase, which translates to MEELRHKLIVSCQALPDEPLHSDFIMARMAVAAEEGGASGIRANSVVDIAAIRKAVDLPIIGIIKRDYVDADVYITATMKEVDELMTVRPDIIAIDATTSTRPNGESLEDFFQKVKKKYPDQLWMADCSTIDEMLTADQLGFDYIGTTLVGYTKQSKGDKIESNDFEIIRKALSKLSHPLIAEGNIDTPDKVHRVLELGAYSVVVGSAITRPQLITKKFVEATK; encoded by the coding sequence ATGGAAGAGTTACGGCATAAGCTGATTGTTTCGTGTCAAGCTCTACCAGACGAACCATTGCATAGTGATTTTATTATGGCTCGTATGGCAGTAGCTGCCGAGGAGGGCGGAGCATCTGGAATTCGCGCCAATTCTGTTGTTGATATTGCAGCGATTCGAAAAGCGGTGGATTTACCGATCATTGGGATCATAAAACGAGATTACGTAGATGCAGATGTTTATATCACGGCAACTATGAAAGAGGTAGATGAACTCATGACGGTTCGTCCGGATATCATTGCGATAGATGCCACAACCTCTACACGACCAAATGGCGAAAGCTTAGAAGATTTTTTCCAAAAAGTAAAGAAAAAATATCCGGATCAATTGTGGATGGCAGATTGTTCTACTATTGATGAAATGCTTACGGCTGACCAATTAGGTTTTGATTATATTGGGACAACATTGGTAGGCTATACCAAGCAAAGTAAGGGCGATAAAATCGAATCAAATGACTTTGAAATTATTCGCAAAGCTCTTAGTAAACTATCTCATCCATTAATTGCAGAAGGTAACATAGATACCCCTGATAAAGTCCATAGGGTATTGGAGTTAGGTGCCTATAGTGTTGTCGTAGGTTCAGCTATTACACGTCCACAATTAATTACAAAAAAATTTGTAGAAGCAACAAAATAA
- a CDS encoding dihydrodipicolinate synthase family protein, whose product MTNTNLKKYEGVIPAFYACYDENGEVSPERVRALAQYHIDKGVQGVYFNGSSGECIYLSVEDRKLILENVMAVAKGKLTVIAHVACNNTKDSVELAKHAESLGVDAIAAIPPIYFRLPAYSIARYWNDMSKAAPNTDFIIYNIPQLSGTTLTRDLYAEMRKNPRVIGVKNSSMPTQDIQMFVADGGDDHIVFNGPDEQFISGRVIGAKAGIGGTYGVMPDLFLKLNELIKESDFETAKELQYAINDVIYKMVSGRANLYAVIKEILRLNEKLDLGSVRAPLEPLHEEDLAIAKEAAELIQQARKEFL is encoded by the coding sequence ATGACAAATACAAATTTGAAGAAATATGAAGGTGTTATTCCAGCGTTTTATGCTTGCTATGATGAAAATGGTGAAGTGAGCCCAGAAAGAGTACGTGCTTTGGCTCAATACCATATTGATAAAGGAGTACAAGGGGTTTATTTCAACGGATCTTCTGGAGAATGTATTTATCTTAGTGTTGAAGATCGTAAGCTGATTTTAGAGAATGTAATGGCGGTCGCTAAAGGAAAACTAACTGTTATTGCCCACGTCGCATGTAACAATACCAAAGATAGCGTTGAACTTGCAAAGCATGCTGAAAGTCTTGGAGTAGATGCTATTGCTGCTATCCCACCTATTTACTTCCGTCTTCCTGCCTATTCGATTGCTCGCTATTGGAATGACATGAGCAAGGCTGCACCAAATACAGATTTTATCATTTATAATATTCCGCAACTGTCTGGTACCACCCTCACACGCGACCTGTATGCTGAAATGCGCAAGAATCCACGGGTGATCGGGGTGAAAAATTCATCTATGCCAACACAAGATATTCAAATGTTTGTAGCTGATGGAGGAGATGACCATATTGTCTTTAATGGACCAGATGAACAGTTCATTAGTGGCCGCGTTATTGGTGCAAAAGCTGGAATTGGTGGTACTTACGGGGTGATGCCTGATTTGTTCTTAAAATTAAATGAATTGATCAAAGAATCCGATTTTGAAACAGCTAAAGAATTGCAATATGCGATCAATGATGTCATTTATAAGATGGTCAGTGGTCGAGCAAATCTTTATGCAGTGATCAAAGAAATTCTCCGTCTAAATGAAAAATTAGATCTTGGTTCTGTAAGAGCCCCACTCGAACCCTTGCATGAAGAAGATCTGGCAATTGCAAAAGAAGCAGCAGAACTTATTCAACAAGCACGAAAAGAATTTTTATAA
- a CDS encoding sodium:solute symporter, with translation MGTTGFTIIDLIILIVYLLVVLVAGIYFSKKEMKGKEFFKGDGSVPWYVTSVSIFATMLSPISFLGLAGNSYAGSWILWFAQLGMVVAVPLTIRFILPIFARIDIDTAYDYLDKRFNSKALRIISALLFIIYQLGRMSIIMYLPSAGLSVLTGIDINILIILMGAIAIVYSYTGGLKSVLWTDFIQGVVLISGVVVALFVLMANIKGGFGAVAETLANGKFLAANEKLFDPNLLSNSIFLIVMGSGFTILSSYASSQDLVQRFTTTQNIKKLNKMLFTNGVLSLATATVFYLIGTGLYVFYQVQNAGSAASNIPQDQIFMYFIAYQLPVGVTGLILAAIYAAAQSTISTGLNSVATSWTLDIQDVISKNMSDDRRTKIAQFVSLAVGLFSIVVSIIMAHSDIKSAYEWFNSFMGLVLGLLGGVFILGFVSKKANKQGAYAALIVSTIVMVFIKYFLPPTAVSYWAYSLISISVSVVSGYIVSVLTENKVSAPKYTTIYDISEIKADSSWEVRH, from the coding sequence ATGGGCACAACAGGATTTACAATAATTGACTTAATTATCTTGATTGTTTATTTACTTGTGGTATTGGTTGCAGGTATCTATTTCTCTAAAAAAGAGATGAAAGGAAAAGAGTTCTTTAAAGGAGATGGTTCGGTTCCTTGGTATGTTACTTCGGTATCCATTTTTGCCACAATGCTCAGTCCGATTTCCTTCTTGGGACTCGCTGGTAACTCTTATGCAGGTAGCTGGATTTTATGGTTTGCTCAATTAGGGATGGTTGTAGCTGTTCCACTGACAATTCGTTTTATCTTACCTATCTTTGCACGGATAGACATCGATACGGCATATGATTACTTGGATAAACGTTTTAATTCTAAAGCACTTCGTATTATTTCAGCACTCTTGTTTATTATTTATCAATTGGGACGTATGTCTATCATTATGTACCTCCCATCAGCTGGTTTATCAGTATTGACAGGAATTGACATCAATATTTTGATTATTTTGATGGGTGCAATTGCAATTGTTTATTCTTATACTGGTGGTCTAAAATCCGTATTATGGACAGACTTTATTCAAGGTGTGGTTCTGATTAGTGGTGTCGTTGTAGCTTTATTTGTACTGATGGCTAATATTAAAGGTGGCTTTGGTGCAGTAGCAGAAACATTAGCAAACGGGAAATTCCTTGCTGCAAATGAAAAACTTTTCGATCCTAACTTGCTTTCAAACTCCATCTTCTTAATTGTGATGGGTTCAGGCTTTACAATCTTGTCTTCCTATGCTTCATCTCAAGATTTGGTTCAACGTTTTACTACAACACAAAATATTAAGAAACTTAATAAAATGTTGTTCACAAATGGTGTCTTGTCACTTGCAACTGCAACAGTCTTTTACTTGATCGGTACAGGCTTGTACGTATTCTATCAAGTACAAAATGCAGGTAGTGCAGCTAGCAATATCCCTCAAGACCAAATCTTTATGTACTTTATTGCATACCAGTTACCAGTAGGTGTCACAGGTTTGATCTTGGCAGCGATTTATGCAGCAGCTCAATCAACTATTTCAACAGGTTTGAACTCTGTTGCAACTTCATGGACATTGGATATTCAAGATGTCATTTCTAAAAATATGTCAGACGATCGTCGTACGAAAATTGCACAATTCGTATCTCTAGCAGTAGGTTTATTCTCAATTGTTGTTTCCATTATCATGGCTCATTCAGATATTAAATCTGCATACGAATGGTTCAATAGTTTCATGGGACTTGTACTTGGTCTACTTGGTGGTGTATTCATTCTTGGTTTTGTTTCTAAAAAAGCAAATAAACAAGGTGCTTATGCAGCGCTGATTGTATCAACCATCGTTATGGTATTTATTAAATACTTCCTTCCTCCAACAGCTGTTAGCTACTGGGCATATTCATTGATTTCAATTTCTGTATCAGTAGTTTCAGGTTATATTGTATCTGTTCTTACTGAAAATAAAGTATCTGCACCTAAATATACAACGATTTATGATATTTCAGAAATTAAAGCGGATTCAAGTTGGGAAGTTCGTCACTAG
- a CDS encoding YhcH/YjgK/YiaL family protein, with translation MELVQYKDAVIARDIQHPALKKVVDYLKTHDVSQDEKGTHSVSDDFFYNVIEMETTDEEHRVWESHRDYYDVHVLFEGKERISYNFLSNMNLEDYVKEEDWQQMSGHSMFDIHFTPGAILLLDPNDAHKTGLKVDQAQDIRKIVFKVRL, from the coding sequence ATGGAATTAGTACAATATAAAGATGCAGTGATTGCACGGGACATTCAACACCCTGCACTCAAGAAAGTTGTAGATTATTTAAAAACACATGATGTCAGTCAAGATGAAAAGGGGACACATTCAGTCTCTGATGATTTCTTTTACAATGTGATTGAAATGGAAACAACGGATGAAGAACATCGTGTGTGGGAAAGTCACCGAGACTACTATGACGTTCATGTTCTATTCGAAGGTAAAGAACGAATCTCATATAATTTTCTGTCCAATATGAACTTGGAAGATTATGTGAAAGAAGAGGATTGGCAACAAATGTCTGGCCATTCGATGTTTGATATTCATTTTACACCTGGTGCCATTTTATTATTAGATCCAAATGATGCGCATAAGACAGGTTTGAAAGTCGATCAGGCTCAAGATATTCGCAAGATAGTATTTAAAGTGCGGTTATAG
- the adhE gene encoding bifunctional acetaldehyde-CoA/alcohol dehydrogenase, with the protein MADKKTLSPEEKKLAAEKHVDELVQKALVALEEMRKLNQEQVDYIVAKASVAALDAHGELALHAYEETGRGVFEDKATKNLFACEHVVNNMRHTKTVGVISEDDVTGLTLIAEPVGVVCGITPTTNPTSTAIFKALISLKTRNPIVFAFHPSAQESSAHAARIVRDAAIAAGAPENCVQWITQPSMEATSALMNHEGVATILATGGNAMVKAAYSCGKPALGVVAGNVPAYVEKSANIRQAAHDIVMSKSFDNGMVCASEQAVIIDKEIYDEFVEEFKSYHTYFVNKKEKALLEEFCFGVKANSKNCAGAKLNADIVGKPAAWIAEQAGFTVPEGTNILAAECKEVGEKEPLTREKLSPVIAVLKSESREDGINKARQMVEFNGLGHSAAIHTADEELTKEFGKAVKAIRVICNSPSTFGGIGDVYNAFLPSLTLGCGSYGRNSVGDNVSAINLLNIKKVGRRRNNMQWMKLPSKTYFERDSIEYLQKCRDVERVMIVTDHAMVELGFLDRIIEQLDLRRNKVVYQIFADVEPDPDITTVERGTEIMRAFKPDTIIALGGGSPMDAAKVMWLFYEQPEVDFRDLVQKFMDIRKRAFKFPLLGKKTKFIAIPTTSGTGSEVTPFAVISDKANNRKYPIADYSLTPTVAIVDPALVLTVPGSVAADTGMDVLTHATEAYVSQMASDFTDGLALQAIKLVFENLESSVKNADFHSREKMHNASTIAGMAFANAFLGISHSMAHKIGAQFHTIHGRTNAILLPYVIRYNGTRPAKTATWPKYNYYRADEKYQDIARMLGLPCSTPEEAVEAYAKAVYELGERCGIEMNFKAQGIDEKEWKKHSRELAFLAYEDQCSPANPRLPMVDHMQEIIEDAYYGYKERPGRRK; encoded by the coding sequence ATGGCTGATAAAAAAACTCTCTCACCTGAAGAAAAGAAACTCGCTGCTGAAAAACACGTAGACGAGTTGGTGCAAAAAGCGCTGGTGGCGCTTGAAGAAATGCGCAAATTGAACCAGGAGCAAGTGGACTACATTGTAGCGAAAGCATCTGTAGCTGCTCTTGACGCACACGGTGAGCTTGCTCTTCATGCTTATGAAGAAACTGGTCGTGGGGTCTTTGAAGACAAGGCAACAAAAAACTTATTCGCTTGTGAACACGTTGTGAACAACATGCGTCACACCAAGACAGTTGGGGTCATTTCAGAAGATGACGTCACTGGTTTAACGCTGATTGCAGAGCCAGTCGGAGTTGTCTGCGGGATCACTCCTACAACCAACCCTACTTCAACAGCAATCTTTAAAGCATTGATTTCCTTGAAGACACGGAACCCTATCGTCTTTGCCTTCCACCCATCTGCTCAAGAATCATCTGCTCATGCGGCACGAATCGTCCGCGATGCGGCAATTGCAGCTGGAGCACCTGAGAACTGTGTGCAATGGATTACCCAACCTTCTATGGAAGCAACCAGTGCCCTTATGAACCATGAAGGAGTTGCTACGATCCTTGCGACCGGTGGTAACGCCATGGTGAAAGCTGCTTATTCTTGTGGAAAACCAGCTCTTGGGGTTGTTGCCGGAAACGTGCCTGCTTACGTTGAAAAATCAGCCAACATCCGCCAAGCAGCACACGATATCGTCATGTCTAAATCATTTGACAACGGTATGGTCTGTGCGTCTGAACAAGCGGTCATCATAGATAAAGAAATCTACGATGAGTTTGTTGAAGAATTCAAATCTTACCACACTTACTTTGTTAACAAAAAAGAAAAAGCCCTTCTTGAAGAGTTCTGCTTCGGCGTAAAAGCCAACAGCAAGAACTGCGCGGGTGCGAAATTGAATGCGGACATCGTTGGGAAACCAGCAGCATGGATCGCTGAACAAGCTGGCTTCACTGTACCAGAAGGAACCAATATCCTTGCAGCAGAATGTAAAGAAGTTGGTGAAAAAGAACCGTTGACTCGTGAAAAATTGTCACCAGTCATCGCTGTTTTGAAATCTGAAAGCCGTGAAGACGGAATTAACAAAGCTCGCCAAATGGTTGAATTCAACGGCCTTGGTCACTCAGCAGCCATCCATACTGCTGATGAAGAATTGACCAAAGAATTTGGTAAAGCAGTTAAAGCTATTCGTGTGATCTGCAACTCTCCTTCGACTTTCGGTGGTATCGGGGATGTTTACAATGCCTTCTTGCCATCATTAACACTTGGATGTGGTTCTTACGGACGCAACTCTGTTGGGGACAACGTTAGTGCCATCAACCTCTTGAATATCAAAAAAGTCGGACGCCGGAGAAATAACATGCAATGGATGAAACTTCCTTCAAAAACATACTTTGAACGTGATTCAATTGAATACCTACAAAAATGTCGTGACGTTGAACGTGTCATGATCGTTACAGACCACGCTATGGTAGAGCTTGGTTTCCTTGATCGTATCATCGAACAGCTTGACCTTCGTCGCAACAAGGTGGTTTACCAAATCTTTGCAGACGTAGAACCAGATCCAGATATCACAACTGTTGAACGTGGTACAGAGATCATGCGTGCCTTCAAACCAGATACGATCATTGCTCTCGGTGGTGGATCACCAATGGATGCGGCCAAAGTTATGTGGCTCTTCTACGAACAACCAGAAGTGGACTTCCGTGACTTGGTACAAAAATTCATGGATATCCGTAAACGTGCCTTCAAGTTCCCATTGCTTGGTAAGAAGACTAAATTTATTGCGATCCCAACAACATCTGGTACAGGATCTGAAGTAACTCCATTTGCCGTTATCTCTGATAAAGCAAACAACCGTAAATACCCAATCGCAGACTACTCATTGACTCCAACAGTTGCCATCGTAGACCCTGCCTTGGTATTGACAGTTCCAGGATCTGTTGCAGCAGACACTGGTATGGACGTCTTGACGCACGCGACAGAAGCTTACGTATCACAAATGGCTAGCGACTTCACAGATGGTCTTGCTCTTCAAGCTATTAAACTTGTCTTTGAAAACTTGGAAAGCTCAGTCAAGAATGCGGACTTCCATTCACGCGAAAAGATGCACAATGCGTCAACCATCGCAGGTATGGCCTTCGCCAATGCCTTCCTCGGTATTTCTCACTCAATGGCCCACAAGATCGGTGCGCAATTCCACACCATCCACGGACGGACCAATGCCATCTTGCTTCCATACGTTATCCGCTACAACGGTACACGCCCAGCTAAGACAGCTACATGGCCTAAGTACAACTACTACCGTGCAGATGAAAAATACCAAGATATCGCTCGTATGCTAGGACTTCCATGCTCTACTCCAGAAGAAGCCGTTGAAGCTTACGCAAAAGCTGTATACGAACTCGGTGAACGCTGTGGTATCGAAATGAACTTCAAAGCACAAGGCATCGATGAAAAAGAATGGAAGAAACATTCTCGTGAATTGGCCTTCCTTGCTTACGAAGATCAATGTTCGCCAGCGAACCCACGTCTTCCAATGGTAGACCATATGCAAGAAATCATCGAAGATGCATACTATGGTTACAAGGAACGCCCAGGACGTCGTAAATAA
- a CDS encoding YhcH/YjgK/YiaL family protein yields the protein MIISEQSDFRRYASVNKHFSKVCDFLENTNLTDLVDGKIDIDGENVFANCMTYLADGVPGDIFETHKKYLDIHIVVENTEKMAVTSPVRAQSRVPFSEEKDIAFYDSKDYQIVELLPGNMLVTFEEDLHQPKIHCNDETVKKLVIKVLNEEK from the coding sequence ATGATTATTTCTGAACAATCTGATTTTAGACGATATGCTTCTGTCAATAAACATTTTTCAAAAGTCTGTGATTTTTTAGAAAATACAAATTTGACAGATTTAGTTGATGGAAAAATTGATATTGACGGGGAAAATGTTTTTGCAAATTGTATGACTTATCTAGCTGATGGAGTCCCAGGAGATATTTTTGAAACTCATAAGAAATATTTAGATATTCATATTGTTGTTGAAAATACGGAAAAAATGGCAGTAACTTCCCCAGTTCGTGCTCAGTCACGTGTACCTTTTAGCGAAGAGAAGGATATTGCTTTTTACGATAGCAAAGACTATCAAATTGTTGAATTGCTTCCAGGGAATATGTTGGTGACTTTTGAAGAAGATCTTCACCAACCAAAGATTCATTGCAATGATGAAACTGTTAAAAAACTTGTTATCAAAGTTTTAAACGAGGAAAAATAA